Proteins co-encoded in one Methylomonas albis genomic window:
- a CDS encoding TIGR03747 family integrating conjugative element membrane protein, which translates to MATQTLQRHSAQQAAEQGILVKLLTKLLQALIFLIMTLGFSIATEWIGMATGFWDEPGTRHSQAMLEQELSVLNTDFRRSVIVEQPSRFARRFADNFYDLSFRKTGIESLIIALAKPTPGVDDGSFRNRSRRYYQLAQDYILAAMLITQVFAARLAVLILALPAFILLGLMGLIDGLVQRDIRRWSGGRESSFVYHWAKKLLYPALILPWILYLAIPSSLHPNLIVLPFAILFALSVRVMASMFKKYL; encoded by the coding sequence ATGGCGACCCAAACCCTGCAGCGTCATTCGGCTCAGCAAGCCGCAGAGCAGGGCATACTGGTCAAACTGCTGACAAAACTGCTGCAAGCGCTGATCTTTCTGATCATGACCTTAGGCTTTTCCATTGCCACCGAATGGATCGGTATGGCGACCGGTTTTTGGGATGAGCCTGGCACCCGGCACAGTCAAGCCATGCTGGAACAAGAGCTCAGTGTGCTGAATACCGACTTTCGCCGCAGTGTCATCGTTGAACAACCCTCCCGGTTTGCCAGGCGATTCGCCGATAATTTTTATGACCTGAGCTTTCGTAAAACCGGCATCGAAAGCCTGATCATTGCCTTAGCCAAACCGACCCCGGGCGTCGATGACGGGAGCTTTAGAAACCGTTCACGCCGCTATTATCAACTGGCACAGGATTATATCTTGGCCGCCATGCTAATTACCCAAGTGTTTGCCGCACGCCTGGCTGTGTTGATTCTGGCACTGCCGGCGTTTATTTTATTAGGGTTGATGGGTTTGATCGATGGCCTGGTGCAGCGTGACATTCGTCGATGGAGCGGTGGGCGGGAAAGCTCGTTTGTCTATCACTGGGCCAAAAAACTGCTATATCCTGCATTGATACTGCCCTGGATATTGTATCTGGCCATTCCCAGCAGTCTCCATCCCAACCTGATCGTATTGCCGTTTGCAATACTGTTTGCGCTATCGGTCAGGGTGATGGCTTCGATGTTTAAGAAGTATTTGTAA
- the traD gene encoding type IV conjugative transfer system coupling protein TraD, translating to MKSQYPIEALLRPPVELWSAVCAFACALLAGLAPWAVMMTPSVGYATAGILTLLGLIRTRQALFVLRYQRNMRKLPRYDIAAKDIPVSRQRLFLGKGFLWQQKHTQRLRDTLHPKARRYIEPSFAYQLARRLERRWESSPMLQPLAKLMQRPAWWNPVAPLPPLGGKPQIHAVELEEQPVTMDLRERVGHTLVLGTTRVGKTRLAELLITQDIARGDTVIVFDPKGDADLMKRMVAEAKRAGRSQVLYIFHLGYPEISCRYNAIGNFSRITEVATRLTNSLPSSGNSAAFREFAWRFTNMIAVALVKMGKRPDYKLITRYITHIEPLLTEYYRQWLPDVAPPDWEQQVQRIAAAINERDLPFALKGRSPEVIALVRYVKDNGFYDAVADGLRSAFEYDKTYFDKIVASLLPLMEKLITGKTAALISPDYTDIADTRPIIDWRQIIRRQGIVYVGLDALSDMAVASAVGNSMFADLVSVSGEIYKHGTDHGLPDAVKTHGLPTISLHADEFNELIGDEFIPLLNKAGGSGFQVTAYTQTWSDVEARIGNKAKAGQVAGNFNTLIMLRVKELATAEMLTNQIDTCNISTLMEVSGVNDSADPNSPIDFTSQNQDRISVTEMPMISPATVMALPKGQAFALLEGGNLWKIRIPLPTQANDALLPKNLQEVVTEMQRRYMTNDHWWAG from the coding sequence ATGAAGTCCCAGTATCCGATCGAAGCCTTGCTGCGGCCGCCGGTCGAACTGTGGTCGGCAGTTTGCGCTTTTGCTTGTGCGTTGCTGGCCGGTCTGGCGCCCTGGGCTGTCATGATGACGCCCTCGGTGGGATATGCCACGGCTGGCATATTGACGCTGCTCGGTTTGATCAGAACCCGGCAAGCGTTATTCGTCTTGCGTTATCAACGCAACATGCGCAAGCTGCCGCGCTATGACATCGCGGCGAAAGACATTCCGGTCAGCCGGCAGCGTTTGTTTTTGGGCAAAGGCTTTTTGTGGCAGCAAAAACACACCCAGCGGCTACGCGATACTTTGCATCCTAAAGCGCGGCGCTATATCGAACCGTCCTTTGCCTATCAACTGGCTCGGCGCCTGGAGCGTCGCTGGGAATCGTCGCCGATGTTGCAGCCATTGGCCAAACTGATGCAACGTCCTGCCTGGTGGAACCCGGTCGCGCCGTTACCGCCGCTTGGCGGCAAACCGCAGATTCATGCCGTGGAACTCGAAGAGCAGCCGGTCACCATGGATTTGCGCGAACGGGTCGGGCATACCCTGGTGCTGGGTACCACCCGGGTCGGCAAAACCCGGCTGGCCGAACTTTTGATCACTCAGGATATCGCCCGCGGCGATACCGTGATCGTGTTCGATCCGAAAGGTGATGCCGATCTGATGAAACGCATGGTCGCAGAAGCCAAACGGGCTGGCCGAAGCCAGGTACTGTACATTTTTCATCTGGGCTATCCGGAGATTTCCTGCCGCTATAACGCCATTGGTAATTTTTCCCGCATCACCGAAGTGGCTACCCGCTTGACCAATTCCTTGCCCAGCAGCGGCAATTCGGCGGCGTTCCGGGAGTTTGCCTGGCGCTTTACCAATATGATTGCCGTGGCGCTGGTCAAAATGGGCAAACGCCCGGATTATAAATTGATTACCCGCTATATCACCCATATAGAGCCGCTGTTGACCGAATACTACCGGCAATGGCTGCCGGACGTGGCGCCGCCGGACTGGGAGCAACAGGTACAGCGCATCGCCGCCGCCATCAACGAACGCGATTTACCGTTCGCCCTCAAAGGCCGCTCGCCGGAGGTGATAGCCCTGGTGCGCTATGTCAAAGACAATGGCTTTTACGATGCCGTCGCCGATGGGCTGCGCTCAGCTTTCGAATACGATAAGACTTATTTCGATAAAATTGTCGCATCGTTATTGCCGTTGATGGAAAAACTGATTACCGGCAAAACCGCGGCGCTGATCTCGCCGGACTACACCGATATCGCCGACACCCGGCCCATCATCGACTGGCGGCAAATCATTCGCCGGCAAGGCATCGTCTATGTCGGGCTGGATGCCCTATCGGATATGGCGGTCGCGTCCGCGGTCGGCAATTCCATGTTTGCCGATCTGGTGTCCGTCTCAGGCGAAATCTACAAACACGGCACCGACCACGGTCTGCCGGACGCGGTAAAAACTCATGGCCTGCCGACGATATCCTTGCATGCCGACGAATTCAACGAATTGATCGGCGACGAATTTATTCCCTTGCTCAACAAGGCCGGCGGCTCGGGCTTTCAAGTCACGGCCTATACCCAAACCTGGTCGGATGTGGAAGCCCGCATCGGCAACAAAGCCAAAGCCGGGCAGGTGGCCGGCAACTTCAATACCCTGATCATGCTGCGGGTCAAAGAACTGGCCACCGCCGAAATGCTCACCAACCAAATCGACACCTGTAACATCAGCACACTGATGGAAGTATCCGGCGTCAACGATTCGGCCGATCCCAATTCCCCCATCGATTTTACCTCGCAAAACCAGGACCGCATTTCCGTCACCGAAATGCCGATGATCTCACCGGCCACCGTGATGGCCTTGCCCAAAGGCCAGGCTTTTGCCTTGCTGGAGGGCGGCAATCTGTGGAAAATCCGCATCCCGTTGCCGACCCAAGCCAACGATGCACTGTTGCCGAAAAACCTGCAGGAAGTGGTCACGGAAATGCAGCGCCGCTATATGACCAACGACCATTGGTGGGCAGGCTGA
- a CDS encoding integrating conjugative element protein codes for MRYQLTVCGVLLISSPLLSMAEPVVIFDSGRTTRLPHQPQTLHLQTPVAVDFDVQIDALPVKTPSMSPGKVESRTIDRPYLDRPMFIVGADPLSMRWLLLHHAQLKQINAVGLAVNVETQAQLQQLQNAAGGLEIHPLAGDAIAVQLALQHYPVLITASRIEQ; via the coding sequence ATGCGGTATCAGCTGACCGTCTGTGGTGTTCTATTAATCAGTTCGCCTTTGCTTAGTATGGCGGAACCGGTGGTGATTTTTGACAGCGGCCGCACCACGCGCTTGCCTCATCAGCCGCAGACACTGCATCTGCAAACACCGGTCGCCGTTGACTTTGATGTGCAAATCGATGCTTTGCCGGTCAAAACTCCGTCGATGTCGCCGGGAAAGGTAGAGTCGCGCACCATAGACCGGCCTTATCTGGACCGCCCTATGTTCATAGTAGGTGCCGATCCTTTGTCGATGCGTTGGTTGTTGTTACATCATGCCCAACTTAAGCAGATCAACGCCGTCGGTCTGGCGGTCAATGTCGAAACCCAGGCGCAATTACAGCAGTTGCAAAACGCCGCTGGCGGCTTGGAGATCCATCCGCTGGCCGGCGATGCCATTGCCGTGCAATTAGCCCTGCAGCATTACCCGGTGTTGATCACGGCGTCGCGGATCGAACAATGA
- a CDS encoding tyrosine-type recombinase/integrase, with protein sequence MNSENSIVGHSPWNKGKLIGQKSPLKLKEIWAIRIRLQMSKNTRELALFNLAIDSKLRGCDLVKLKVCDIAQAGRVSSRAIIMQQKTHRPVQFEITEQTRDALANWISQAQLKSDEYLFPSRIHESPHLSTRQYARIVEHWVTSIGLDPAAYGTHSMRRTKATLIYRRTKNLRAVQLLLGHTKLESTVRYLGIEVDDALEISEQTEI encoded by the coding sequence ATGAACTCAGAAAACTCAATCGTGGGACATTCCCCCTGGAACAAAGGCAAGTTAATTGGTCAGAAATCGCCGTTAAAGCTGAAGGAAATCTGGGCCATACGCATTCGTTTGCAGATGTCCAAAAACACACGCGAACTTGCGTTATTCAATCTTGCTATCGATAGCAAACTTCGCGGATGCGATCTGGTGAAGCTGAAAGTCTGCGATATTGCTCAAGCGGGCCGAGTCTCGTCGCGCGCAATCATCATGCAACAAAAAACGCATAGACCAGTACAATTCGAGATCACAGAGCAAACCAGAGACGCTTTGGCAAATTGGATTAGCCAGGCTCAACTGAAATCCGATGAGTATCTTTTTCCGAGTCGGATTCATGAATCGCCGCACCTTTCAACGCGGCAATACGCTCGCATAGTCGAACATTGGGTGACATCGATTGGCCTTGATCCGGCTGCTTACGGCACCCATTCGATGCGCCGGACCAAAGCGACCTTGATTTACCGTCGAACCAAAAATTTGCGGGCAGTTCAACTGTTGTTGGGTCATACTAAACTTGAAAGTACTGTGCGATATCTAGGCATTGAAGTTGACGATGCTTTGGAGATTTCAGAGCAAACAGAAATTTAG
- a CDS encoding flavin reductase family protein: MGDVEMPTMPISRAFTLIESGPVVLVTTFDGLKNNIMTISWTMVMDFTPRFAITTGPWNYSYHAIESTKECVIAIPTLDLIDQVVGVGICSGAKTDKFAKFGLTPMKGMHVGAPLIKECLANIECRVIDLVEKHNIVILEGVEAYFDGDREEQRTLHAVGDGTFIVDGNRLDRRELMRSKLPKGI; the protein is encoded by the coding sequence ATGGGAGATGTCGAAATGCCGACGATGCCAATTAGCCGGGCATTCACCTTAATTGAATCAGGCCCCGTTGTTCTCGTGACAACATTTGACGGGCTGAAAAATAATATCATGACCATTTCCTGGACCATGGTGATGGATTTTACCCCGCGCTTTGCCATCACGACGGGCCCTTGGAATTATTCGTATCATGCAATCGAAAGCACCAAAGAATGCGTCATTGCTATTCCCACTCTAGATCTGATCGATCAGGTCGTTGGGGTGGGTATTTGTTCCGGCGCGAAGACGGATAAATTTGCAAAATTCGGACTGACACCGATGAAGGGAATGCACGTGGGAGCACCTTTAATTAAAGAATGCCTGGCAAATATTGAATGCCGGGTTATTGATTTGGTCGAAAAGCATAACATCGTCATCCTTGAAGGCGTTGAAGCTTATTTTGATGGCGACCGAGAAGAACAACGCACCTTACACGCAGTCGGTGACGGTACATTCATAGTGGATGGCAACCGGTTGGATAGAAGGGAATTGATGCGTTCGAAACTACCAAAAGGGATTTAA
- a CDS encoding DsbA family protein produces MNTMIPAPRLFYIHDPMCSWCYAFSASLQALQQDLPASIEFVYLLGGLAPDTRTPMPLDMQEAIQKTWRRIETTVPGVVFNFDFWRLNTPIRSTYPACRALLAARRQGADCETRLLSAVQLAYYQQAKNPSLLPTLLACVSEIGLDSEAFNQDLLSPAIELELQQEIQAARAMDVAAYPSLRLLLGDRQITINIDYVDHRKMLAEIAHNL; encoded by the coding sequence ATGAATACAATGATACCGGCACCGCGTTTGTTCTATATCCATGACCCGATGTGTAGCTGGTGCTATGCCTTCAGTGCCAGCTTGCAAGCTTTGCAACAAGACTTGCCTGCCTCTATCGAGTTTGTGTATTTGCTGGGCGGTTTAGCGCCGGATACCCGCACACCGATGCCGTTGGACATGCAAGAAGCGATACAAAAGACTTGGCGCCGTATCGAAACTACGGTGCCTGGAGTTGTGTTTAATTTTGATTTCTGGCGCTTGAACACACCAATACGTTCAACCTATCCGGCTTGCCGGGCGCTATTAGCAGCCAGGCGGCAAGGTGCTGACTGTGAGACTCGGCTACTGAGCGCCGTTCAGTTAGCGTATTACCAGCAAGCCAAAAATCCTTCGCTGCTCCCTACCCTACTAGCCTGTGTCTCCGAAATTGGTTTGGATAGTGAGGCGTTTAACCAAGATCTACTCAGCCCGGCAATCGAGCTTGAGTTACAGCAGGAGATTCAAGCGGCACGTGCAATGGACGTAGCCGCCTATCCCTCCTTGCGATTATTACTGGGAGATAGACAAATCACGATCAATATTGATTATGTCGATCATCGCAAAATGCTGGCTGAGATTGCGCACAATCTGTAA
- a CDS encoding transglycosylase SLT domain-containing protein gives MTIVSAKPSLYRSALPSPIGAMIAALLCSWTPASWAKDGIPANFQLIAGEHRLPAEVLYSVAVTESGQKLRSGKLRPWPWTLNVAGKAQRYPTRLAAWQGLTEYLQQGVDLIDIGIMQVNWRYHREQLGSPWQALEPFHNTRTGARILKLEYQKTGTWKTAIGRYHSPGSKTKQQERAKHYAQRVVKRMAQLRSE, from the coding sequence ATGACGATCGTTTCTGCAAAACCATCCTTATACCGATCGGCATTACCAAGCCCGATTGGCGCGATGATAGCGGCCTTACTCTGTAGCTGGACCCCTGCAAGCTGGGCCAAGGACGGTATCCCGGCAAATTTTCAGCTTATCGCCGGTGAACACAGACTGCCGGCCGAAGTGCTGTATAGCGTTGCCGTCACCGAAAGCGGCCAAAAACTGCGTAGCGGCAAGCTGAGGCCCTGGCCGTGGACTCTGAACGTGGCCGGCAAAGCCCAGCGTTATCCAACCCGGCTGGCTGCCTGGCAAGGTCTAACGGAATATCTGCAACAAGGTGTCGATTTAATCGATATCGGCATCATGCAAGTCAATTGGCGTTATCACCGGGAACAATTGGGTTCCCCCTGGCAAGCCCTGGAACCCTTTCACAATACCCGTACCGGCGCCCGGATACTTAAGCTCGAATACCAAAAAACCGGCACCTGGAAAACGGCCATTGGCCGTTATCATTCACCGGGTAGTAAAACTAAGCAGCAAGAACGTGCCAAACACTATGCGCAAAGGGTAGTCAAACGCATGGCACAGTTACGAAGTGAATAA
- a CDS encoding TIGR03759 family integrating conjugative element protein: protein MVAKRLLRVVGFVAPLIAFQRPAQANESRTQPLTYTESQAQPVAEDTLRREQWSLSTDEWNRYKSLMQGIRGSISPASISPIEVLGTHARDDQERKRYAEIWARMRHEDAERILVFQQAYAEAFQRLYPNELLVDLRRLKFPGQQALDSGERLLVFLKSKHCPACESLVQRLLRQPAFQTQRIDLYFVDTQPQRDDGLIQQWAKQQHIDNDRIRQGLLTLNHDQGNYFKVTQQLVGTMPQVFKLKGQTLEALRL from the coding sequence ATGGTCGCTAAGCGTTTGTTGCGAGTTGTCGGCTTTGTGGCGCCTCTTATCGCATTTCAAAGGCCGGCGCAGGCAAACGAATCCCGGACACAGCCACTCACTTACACCGAATCGCAAGCCCAGCCCGTCGCTGAAGACACGTTACGCAGAGAACAATGGTCGCTGTCGACAGACGAATGGAACCGCTATAAAAGCCTGATGCAAGGCATCCGCGGCAGCATTAGTCCGGCGAGCATTTCGCCGATTGAAGTCTTAGGTACCCATGCGCGTGATGATCAAGAACGCAAGCGGTACGCCGAAATCTGGGCCAGAATGCGTCATGAAGATGCCGAACGTATCCTGGTTTTTCAGCAAGCCTATGCCGAAGCGTTTCAGCGCTTGTATCCCAACGAATTGCTCGTCGACTTGAGGCGATTGAAATTTCCCGGCCAACAGGCCTTAGACTCGGGCGAGCGCTTATTGGTGTTCCTAAAAAGCAAACACTGCCCGGCGTGTGAAAGCCTGGTGCAGCGCCTCTTGCGGCAGCCCGCATTCCAAACCCAGCGAATCGATCTGTACTTTGTCGATACCCAACCGCAGCGAGATGACGGCTTGATCCAACAGTGGGCGAAACAGCAGCATATCGACAATGACCGTATAAGACAGGGCTTGCTGACGTTGAACCATGACCAGGGCAATTATTTTAAAGTGACTCAGCAATTGGTGGGGACCATGCCGCAAGTCTTCAAACTCAAAGGCCAAACGCTGGAAGCTCTGCGATTATAA
- the pilL2 gene encoding PFGI-1 class ICE element type IV pilus protein PilL2, translating to MNPNALHPAGLIVLPILMEIIAGCAPNKPERIGLTGPDVSKVSRIDPDHEPQAVAAAGVPSIDRKSAANRPAPIVQTGRYSVLAATPSHAQWHPLDVIIDVTVPEECISIEHAIHFLLRRSGYDLETSLQADVTELLAKPLPAVHRKLGPMPLKDALTLLVTPGFVLQDEPIKRSIRFFPVDENRGGP from the coding sequence ATGAATCCAAACGCCCTACACCCCGCTGGTTTGATTGTGCTGCCAATCCTAATGGAAATCATAGCCGGATGCGCGCCGAATAAACCTGAACGGATCGGTTTGACCGGCCCCGATGTCAGCAAGGTTAGCAGGATTGATCCAGACCACGAGCCGCAAGCTGTTGCAGCTGCCGGGGTGCCGTCAATCGACCGGAAAAGCGCGGCAAACCGACCGGCACCGATAGTTCAAACAGGCCGGTACAGTGTCTTGGCGGCAACGCCATCGCATGCACAATGGCATCCCTTGGATGTGATCATCGATGTGACGGTTCCGGAGGAATGCATCTCTATCGAACACGCCATCCATTTTCTATTGAGGCGCAGCGGTTATGACTTAGAGACTAGTCTGCAAGCCGATGTCACGGAACTACTGGCTAAGCCGTTGCCGGCCGTACATCGAAAACTTGGCCCGATGCCATTGAAGGACGCGCTGACATTGCTGGTTACGCCGGGTTTCGTGTTACAGGACGAGCCAATCAAACGGTCGATACGTTTTTTCCCCGTTGACGAAAACCGGGGAGGGCCATAA
- a CDS encoding ProQ/FinO family protein: protein MGFEQLATLRDQLAQQTKTEKPIKPRRKMVDETTAKPARKADPLVSIIGLLQKNFPLAFPKKPAPKVPLKIGIHHDLAAHAEQLGLSAADIRAALKKWCQGKRYRECIVADTARVNLQGQESGIVSKEEATYIDRRKSQTQASEPA from the coding sequence ATGGGATTTGAACAACTGGCCACACTAAGAGATCAACTGGCTCAGCAAACAAAGACTGAAAAGCCGATAAAACCCCGTCGGAAGATGGTCGATGAAACAACGGCCAAACCGGCCCGCAAAGCCGACCCGCTGGTGTCTATCATCGGCTTGCTGCAGAAGAACTTTCCACTGGCATTTCCGAAAAAACCGGCGCCTAAAGTCCCGCTAAAAATCGGCATTCATCATGACCTAGCGGCACATGCCGAACAGCTCGGACTTTCAGCCGCCGACATTCGCGCGGCCTTGAAAAAATGGTGTCAGGGCAAACGTTACCGCGAGTGTATAGTGGCAGATACTGCCCGAGTAAATTTGCAAGGCCAGGAATCCGGCATCGTGAGCAAAGAGGAAGCCACGTACATTGATCGGCGTAAATCTCAGACACAAGCGTCTGAACCGGCTTAA
- a CDS encoding 4'-phosphopantetheinyl transferase family protein — protein MTYRPNSIYMLNHSQYLLPSPPFYGVSHNKPCTLQALHPEELPLINGASVKRIGEFCAGRYCAHQVLEQLGFSHVPVLKNEHGAPVWPKGIVGSISHSSEMSIAVAARSEDIQALGVDIQYYDRPFPDQTFATLFRHQEIRSILSAQRGLADRFAYSIFASKESVIKCIYNAFGYWLDFTDILIEIDLTRGWFLISIPKKRAFNRPGWFGRVYFDTAYISTATWLTHSK, from the coding sequence GTGACTTATCGACCTAATTCTATTTATATGCTTAACCATTCCCAGTACTTGCTCCCATCACCGCCATTTTATGGTGTTTCCCATAATAAACCTTGTACGCTCCAAGCGTTACATCCGGAAGAACTTCCATTAATTAATGGTGCCAGCGTTAAACGTATCGGTGAATTTTGTGCTGGTCGCTATTGTGCGCACCAAGTACTTGAACAACTAGGTTTTAGTCATGTACCGGTATTAAAAAATGAGCATGGTGCACCCGTTTGGCCTAAAGGCATTGTCGGCAGCATCAGCCACAGTAGTGAAATGTCTATTGCTGTAGCCGCAAGGTCAGAGGATATTCAGGCCTTAGGCGTTGATATTCAATATTACGACCGTCCCTTTCCAGATCAAACCTTTGCCACATTATTTCGGCACCAAGAAATCCGCAGCATACTGAGTGCTCAGCGAGGACTAGCCGATCGATTTGCATACAGTATATTTGCATCGAAAGAAAGCGTTATTAAATGTATTTATAACGCTTTTGGCTATTGGTTAGATTTTACTGATATTTTGATAGAAATAGACTTGACGCGTGGCTGGTTTTTGATATCTATACCTAAAAAACGCGCATTTAATCGGCCTGGATGGTTTGGACGGGTATATTTTGATACCGCATATATATCCACTGCAACTTGGTTAACGCATAGCAAATAA